The Chryseobacterium aureum genome contains a region encoding:
- a CDS encoding GMP reductase, with protein sequence MRIEYDIKLGFKDVMFRPKRSTLKSRSEVNLEREFTFKHTKKKWTGVPVIAANMDTVGTFEMAVELAKEKIITAVHKHYTPEEWSRFLDSQPESIHQYIALSTGTGKADEEKIKLILDKHPKIEFLCIDVANGYSEHFVEFVKKARANFPDKIIIAGNVVTGEMVEELLLVGADIIKVGIGPGSVCTTRVKTGVGYPQLSAIIECSDAAHGLGGHIIADGGCKVPGDVAKAFGGGADFVMLGGMFAGHDESGGEMIEENGKKYRLFYGMSSKTAMDKHSGGVAEYRASEGKTVKVAYKGPVSETVKDILGGVRSTCTYVGASKLKELSKRTTFIRVQEQENQVFN encoded by the coding sequence TACCTTTAAGCACACTAAGAAAAAATGGACAGGAGTTCCCGTAATTGCAGCCAATATGGATACGGTAGGAACTTTTGAGATGGCTGTGGAGCTTGCCAAAGAAAAAATTATTACAGCAGTTCACAAACATTATACTCCTGAAGAATGGAGCCGGTTTCTGGACAGCCAGCCGGAAAGCATTCATCAGTATATTGCTTTAAGCACCGGAACAGGAAAAGCAGATGAAGAAAAAATAAAGCTGATCCTTGATAAGCACCCAAAAATTGAGTTTCTCTGTATAGATGTAGCCAATGGCTATTCTGAGCATTTTGTTGAATTTGTGAAGAAAGCAAGGGCTAATTTTCCTGATAAAATTATTATAGCCGGAAATGTGGTTACCGGAGAAATGGTGGAGGAACTTCTTCTGGTAGGAGCAGATATTATAAAAGTCGGGATTGGCCCCGGATCAGTTTGTACAACAAGAGTAAAAACAGGGGTAGGCTATCCGCAGCTTTCTGCGATTATCGAGTGTTCGGATGCCGCTCATGGTTTGGGAGGCCATATCATTGCAGATGGCGGATGTAAGGTTCCCGGAGATGTTGCAAAAGCCTTCGGAGGAGGTGCAGATTTCGTGATGCTGGGCGGAATGTTTGCCGGACATGATGAAAGCGGTGGCGAAATGATTGAAGAAAATGGCAAAAAGTATCGTCTTTTCTACGGAATGAGCTCAAAAACCGCAATGGATAAACATTCGGGAGGGGTGGCTGAATACCGTGCCTCTGAAGGAAAAACAGTGAAAGTAGCGTATAAAGGTCCTGTTTCAGAGACGGTAAAGGATATATTAGGGGGCGTAAGATCTACCTGTACCTATGTGGGTGCTTCAAAACTTAAAGAGCTTTCCAAGAGAACTACTTTTATAAGAGTCCAGGAACAGGAAAATCAGGTTTTTAACTAA
- a CDS encoding WG repeat-containing protein encodes MKKLVFVLCSVVCTAQTNQYMKVILSQKTEKEVSSYSEGYGTFYDAGYKKQGIVDSLGNITFESPYKGSILHIYKNRFILYSEEGNNRKSAIIDEKGKEIIPLDDQEFNTPWWSKVCIISSKQDKEAVFDFNGKEIIPYSEKIRFSGKNRFFVLKDKKWLLYDLTGKQLSTREFKEDYNFEDGKALIINEDNENEIIGNNGQTLHKFSKQIININAYPYLITQNKNTGKYGLIDTEGNAIAEEIFNDIVPEYFGRKEYIYLTKNGKTTIFNKKERKLYPQAFKYLNPLSNNLFSVYSDKLKKSGIVDLQGNIILPQEYDFIKSFTISGKDFIYLKKGNEEQFLDKDLKNILGEGVQILGFYPDNLIIGKQDRYYLFSVNGHTLSELKNISQIKKGDVEYFNPLNQYSKPLVCRNTGNFYGILDGKGTEIVPFIYEDIITFGNAENEIVVKKEGKFGVSNFQNEPLKEIVYDKYFWQKEVLKLDKGKKTDFIYFTRFKNNLVQL; translated from the coding sequence TTGAAGAAATTAGTTTTTGTTTTATGTTCTGTAGTCTGTACAGCACAGACTAACCAATATATGAAAGTGATTCTGTCTCAAAAGACAGAAAAAGAGGTAAGTTCCTATTCGGAAGGATATGGAACGTTTTATGATGCCGGTTATAAAAAACAGGGAATTGTAGATTCTTTAGGGAATATTACCTTTGAATCTCCGTATAAGGGAAGTATTTTGCACATTTATAAAAACAGATTCATTCTGTATTCTGAAGAAGGAAACAATAGAAAATCAGCCATTATTGACGAAAAAGGGAAAGAAATTATCCCTTTAGATGATCAGGAATTCAATACACCATGGTGGAGCAAAGTATGTATTATTTCCTCAAAACAGGATAAAGAAGCTGTTTTTGACTTTAATGGGAAGGAAATCATTCCGTATTCTGAAAAAATCCGTTTTTCTGGCAAGAACAGGTTTTTTGTTTTAAAAGATAAAAAATGGTTGCTGTATGACCTTACCGGAAAGCAGCTCAGCACCCGGGAATTTAAAGAAGATTATAACTTCGAAGACGGAAAAGCACTGATCATTAATGAAGACAATGAAAATGAAATCATTGGAAATAATGGCCAGACACTCCATAAGTTTTCAAAACAGATCATCAATATCAATGCTTATCCTTATCTGATTACCCAAAATAAAAATACAGGGAAATATGGCTTGATTGATACGGAAGGAAATGCCATTGCCGAAGAAATTTTTAACGATATCGTGCCGGAATATTTTGGCAGGAAGGAATATATCTACCTTACAAAAAACGGAAAGACAACCATCTTTAATAAAAAAGAAAGAAAGTTGTATCCACAGGCTTTTAAATATTTGAACCCTCTATCCAATAACCTTTTCAGTGTTTATAGCGATAAGCTGAAGAAATCCGGGATCGTAGATCTGCAGGGAAATATAATCCTTCCTCAGGAATATGATTTCATCAAAAGTTTTACCATTTCCGGCAAAGATTTTATTTACCTCAAAAAAGGGAATGAAGAACAGTTTCTCGATAAGGATCTTAAAAATATTCTAGGAGAGGGAGTTCAGATTTTAGGGTTTTATCCGGACAATCTTATCATCGGAAAGCAGGATCGATACTACCTATTTTCTGTAAATGGGCATACGCTGTCTGAGCTGAAAAATATCAGCCAGATCAAAAAAGGAGATGTAGAATATTTTAATCCGCTGAATCAGTATTCAAAACCTCTGGTCTGTAGGAATACTGGGAATTTTTATGGTATCCTGGACGGAAAAGGAACAGAAATTGTACCCTTTATCTATGAAGATATTATCACTTTCGGGAACGCTGAAAACGAAATTGTGGTAAAAAAGGAAGGAAAATTTGGCGTTTCAAACTTTCAAAACGAGCCTCTTAAAGAAATTGTTTATGATAAATATTTCTGGCAGAAAGAAGTGCTGAAACTGGATAAAGGCAAAAAAACGGATTTTATTTATTTCACCAGATTTAAAAATAATCTTGTTCAGCTTTAA
- the fabG gene encoding 3-oxoacyl-[acyl-carrier-protein] reductase, which produces MKILEGKVALITGATRGIGKGIAEMFAQQGAKVAFTYAGSVDKAKELEAALSSVTQIKGYQSDASDYDAAQKLVEDVMAEFGQIDILINNAGITKDNLLLRMSKEDWDKVIKVNLDSVFNLTKAVIKPMMKARSGSIINMTSVVGVKGNAGQANYAASKAGVIGFTKSVALELGSRNIRCNAIAPGFIETEMTAVLDEKTVQGWREEIPMKRGGQPADIANACVFLGSEMSAYITGQTLNVDGGMLT; this is translated from the coding sequence ATGAAAATATTAGAAGGAAAAGTAGCACTAATTACCGGAGCTACAAGAGGAATCGGTAAAGGTATCGCTGAAATGTTTGCTCAGCAGGGGGCAAAAGTAGCATTTACCTACGCCGGCTCTGTAGACAAAGCAAAAGAATTAGAAGCAGCTTTAAGTTCTGTAACCCAAATTAAGGGATATCAGTCTGATGCATCAGATTATGATGCTGCTCAGAAATTGGTGGAAGATGTAATGGCAGAATTCGGGCAGATTGATATTCTGATCAACAATGCAGGAATTACAAAAGATAACCTGTTATTGAGAATGTCTAAAGAAGACTGGGATAAAGTAATTAAAGTAAACCTGGATTCAGTTTTTAATCTTACCAAAGCTGTCATCAAGCCGATGATGAAGGCAAGATCAGGATCTATTATTAATATGACCTCTGTAGTAGGAGTGAAGGGGAATGCCGGACAGGCCAATTATGCTGCTTCAAAGGCAGGTGTTATAGGGTTTACAAAATCTGTAGCCCTGGAATTAGGGTCAAGAAACATCAGATGCAACGCTATTGCCCCTGGATTTATTGAAACGGAAATGACCGCTGTTCTGGACGAAAAAACAGTGCAGGGATGGAGAGAAGAAATTCCGATGAAGAGAGGAGGACAGCCTGCAGATATCGCGAATGCATGCGTGTTCCTGGGAAGTGAAATGTCAGCATACATTACCGGACAGACGCTGAACGTTGACGGTGGTATGTTAACTTAA